A segment of the Zingiber officinale cultivar Zhangliang chromosome 8B, Zo_v1.1, whole genome shotgun sequence genome:
ttacacctccttcgactagacttgagggggagacttgtgatatgggttatgataggtCGGCCTATCAGATAACGTGGAGATCACGATTGAGAGAGAAAGGAGAGGCCCATAGCTGGGTGAATGTATAATTAATAGAATAAGAGCCGACTAAATAAAAGGTTTTTCGTAAGCACTCGGTCAGGCGATGCCCGAtcgagcttaaaggcacttagccttatacaacttttagtatattactggccgagtgaaagtcgagcgagcaccaatgtactTATATGCACTCGGCCGGACAAAGCCTGGCAGATCTTAAAGGCAATTAGCCTTATATAGTTTCTAGTGTATTACCGGTCGAGTAAAGGTCGAGCAAGTACCAATATTCTTATATGCACTCGGCCGGACAAAGACCGACCGAGCTTAAAtgtacttagccttatacaacttttagtatattaccggccgagtgcaGGCTGAGTGAGCACAaatgtgcttatatgcgcttggCTAGAGAAAGTCCAACTGaacttaaaggcacttagccttatataactTTTAGTGTATTACCGGTTGAGTAAAggctgagcgagcaccaatgtgcttatatgcaCTCGGCCAGATAAAGTTCgaccgagcttaaaggcacttagccttatataacttttagtatattaccgaccaAGTGAAGGCCGaacgagcaccaatgtgcttatataCGCTCGGTAGGACAAAGCCCGACCGaacttaaaggcacttagccttatacagtTTCTAGTGTATAACCGGTCGAGTAAAGACTGAGCGAGCACTAATGTACTTATATGCGCTCGGCCATACAAAGTCCGACCAAGCTTAAAGGCAATTAGCCTTATATAGTTaaccggaggggttccgggcgcccgaaatgacCTATTTAAGGAGTCTCAACTAGAAGCTGCAGAACAACTCAACGAACAACTTCCActtcttcgagctgctcagaaaatgcCTTCACGACGCCCGAAAGCTCCGACGATGATCCTTCCAGAGGAATTTCTCACAAGAGCTGTCGGTATTCTGTTTATTTTGAAAGTTATTATACTACAATTGTAATTCTTTGTACTATTCTAAATTGATTAGTAtttacccatcgaaagcactcttacatgcggaccttggagtaggagtcgccataggctccgaaccaagtaaaaaatcttaGTGCCTTTGTTCTTTGTGGCTGTTTTTAATTCCATTCTGCTGCGTATTTTGAGATTTCCGAAACGAACGAAAAATGAaaaccacaagcgctattcacccccctctagcgcatctcgattcAACAGTTAATCCCTCAACATCTAAACATGATTATTATATAGACCATAACCTAAGACtcaaataaggaaataaattacAATAATTACAAATAACATATCTTAAttccaatcttgtaaagaaagtaAATAGATTGTTATCGAAAAGGAAAGTAACTAACGTAACAATCTTCACTCAAATCAAGATGAGGATCAAGACAAATATTCTctaaaaaataccaaaaatataaaaattaccctaaatatctaaaaaaattatcaaaaatagcaAAAATGTCCTAAAAAAGGTTTAAACGTTGGGATTTAGGGTTGGAAATTGACGATTACGGTTACACCAGTAATAAATGTATATTTTCGAATTTTGCACGTGTGACGACAAATAAACCCTAATTACGAATTTCAAATCAAAAGTTATGTtcgtttgaaaacttatactggACTTCAACATGAATTTAACCTGCATTAATATTTAACCAAAACTTTTACGGTCATGAATCCATTAATGAGGCTTGAGGATAAAATTTAATGCTtacttaaataagtttttttattcTGAGATAAATTAAACCAAAAGGTATACAAAGTTTTAAAATCCATGATCCCTAAATTTTTTGTCAAGTAAGCATGCCACGGTGATTAAAACCAATTAAGTGATTAACTCAGTTTAAAGCCAAGGGTACGTTTAATGATGAACAAAGTAAACTCCTATAATCAAGATTGATTGATTGAACAAAGCCGGTTTTaaatttaatcaaggaaattcaacactaaaaataaattcaaaaacatATATTTTTTTCACAACCAGCTGAAAAACATCGAAATTAAGAACACGAGTGGCTCTACTTGAAGTAAATGGTCGGCCTGTCGGAGCTGGGATCCCATGAACCGGCCTCCCTCATATACTCCAAGTACCTCAAGAACTCTGGCCTCGCCGTCTCCTTTTTTGACGGTGTCTGCAGGATCCTCATCACCGGATGCACCTTTACGTCCCTAGTAGTCTTCGACCTCTTCAGTGTTGTCGTCGCCGCTGTCGTCTCAGCGTTCTTGGCCAAGTCGATGGAGGGCTGCTGGGACGAGAGGCGACGGTAGCCTTGCCGGCTCCAGCGGTACTCCGAAGCATTCGACATGGCCTTAATTAGTATTAAATTGAAGAACGTGGTTGTGATGCTTTTAAAAGACTCTGGAGTGGGTGAGGAAGGCCAAGTGCGGTTGATGAGTTGATGATCAATTAATGGACATGGTCGAAGGAGGCGTTGCTGAGTCAAATTAATCGACCAAACATgcttattttattattgatttAAGAACGTTTCAACGTGGatatttgacttggtttgttACTATAGGTAAGCTAAATCTGAATGGTTCAGAAAATAGATAAACAACAGAGCAGATTGCATTATAAGACAAAAAAGTCATAAATAATTTGTTCTTTacatgataatttaaataattatttacacAGCTAATTAATTATatacgttatatatatatatatagagctcAGATCACATGGTTAACTATTTATTGCCCATCGCATCGCTTGGTCTCGAAGCTGAGAACTTTCTGAAATGACCTGGAGTTGGCCTTAGCCAATCTTGACCGTCTATCCAACTGGTGTGGTTCATATACTGCGAGGCTTCATCGAATAATAACTGGTGGGACCATTCAACCCTACCTCTAGTATTTGAGCCAGGACCATAGCTATGATATTCCCCATAATATGCAGTCCTGCATTAATTCTTTCGTCTATGATCAATTATACCATTGATAAAACATCATATCATTACTAGCTAGCTAGCTGATAAAAGTTTTATATATGACAAATTAACTTACATTTGATTACTTGGATTATTCCAATCACTCCAACCTTGAGGCTGAATCGCATCAGACATGTATGTTAAAATAAAGATTACCCTAGAGTAAGCTCCCCATGGCCGACCTAAGATTGCAGTTCCTACTCCGGCGCCGGTGAGCTTGCAATTGGATAAGCTATACCCGGTGTCCTCCGCTGCACTTGACCGCCGTTGTGCCGTGAAGGCTCCGCCGTTCTCCGATACAGAGTGCAAGTGACATTTCTGATCTCAAAGATTTGTAAATTTATTTATTGAAGTTGATCTTATAAATTAAAGCTTTAATTGAACTGATCAACTCACTCGG
Coding sequences within it:
- the LOC122017660 gene encoding uncharacterized protein LOC122017660, which translates into the protein MSNASEYRWSRQGYRRLSSQQPSIDLAKNAETTAATTTLKRSKTTRDVKVHPVMRILQTPSKKETARPEFLRYLEYMREAGSWDPSSDRPTIYFK